Part of the Paracoccus sp. S3-43 genome, CCCAGGCCATAACGACCGGGAAAGTCGATGAAAGTCGTGGCTTCGGGGGAAAGGATGTCGCCCGGCCGCAGCACTTTCGGCGACGACCGGGCCATGGCGGCCTGAGTCGTGCCCTGCGCCCGAGGGGCATCGTTGCTGGATATTGCGATCAGGACGGCTGCCGCTGCGGCAGCCGCGATCACCATGATCTTGCGTATCATCGTCTTGCCCGGCTGTGTCGACCTTCCACGATGGAACCGGGCAGAAGCCGTCCCGGTTCCGGATGGCGTCACAGTTCCGTCGTATCAGCCGTTTTTTTCGACGAAGCGTTGCAACATTGCCGAAAAGTCGCGGCCACGCCCGCCCTCCTGTTCCACGAAGCGGTCGTAAAGCTGCCGGGCCAGCGCGCCCATCGGCGTATCGGCCCCGGCGGACGCCGCCGCCGCCTGCGACAGGTTCAGATCCTTCAGCATCAGTTCGGCGGCGAAACCGGGCTTGTAACCGTTGTCGGCGGGCGATGTCGGCCCCACGCCCGGCGCCGGGCAATAGGCGTTCATCGACCAACTGTAACCGGAACTGGTCGACACCACGTCGAACATCTTCTGCCGGTCAAGGCACAGCTTGTCGGCAAGCGCGAAGGCCTCGCAGGTGGCGATCATGGTGACGCCCAGGATCATGTTGTTGCAGATCTTCGCGGCCTGACCGGCGCCCGCCTCGCCGCAATGGACCGCCTTCTGGCCCATGATCTCGAACAGCGGCTGGACGGTGGCGAAGGCGTCCTCTGGCCCGCCGACCATGAAGGTCAGCGTTCCCGCCTGCGCCCCGCCGATCCCGCCCGAGACCGGCGCATCAAGCGCGCCAAGCCCCGCCGCCCGCGCCTGTTCGGCCACGGCGCGGGCGCTGTCCACATCGACGGTCGAACAGTCGCACAGCACCGCGCCCGGTTTCATCGCCGGGATCACCTGATCCGCGACCGCCCGCAGGATCGGACCGTTGGGCAGCATGGTGATGACCACATCGGCATCCGCCGCGGCCGCCGCGGCGCTGTCGGCCAGGGTCAGCCCCTCGGGCGCGGGGGCGGCGGTGTCGAAGCCCGTGACCTGATGGCCGGCGCGCGCGAGGTTCGCGGCCATCGGCGCGCCCATGTTGCCAAGCCCGATGAATGCGATCTTCATGCGTCTTCCCTCCAGCTCAGTTCGTGATGCCCCAGCGGGGCCAGCAGCGCGGCCACATGGGCGGGGCTGGCATCGGCCATCCATTTGGGCTTGCGGTCCTTGTCGATGATCTGGGCGCGCACGCCTTCCAGAAAATCGGTGTCCTGGGTGGCGCGATAGGTGAAGCGGTATTCGCGGGCCAGCGAATCCTGGATCCGGGCGTCGTCCCGCGCGGCCCGCACCATCGCCAGCCCCGCCGCCATCGACAGCGGCGAATTGGCGTGCAGGATGTTCAGCGCCTGGGCGTTGCCGTCCTGTTCAAGCGCGTCGATGATGTCGGCCACCGTCTCTTCGGCAAAGGGCGACAGGTCCATGGTGCGCAAGGGCGCGGTCGGCGCATCCTCGCCCTCGATCAGCGACAGATCGCCGGTGGCCTCCAGCCGGGCGATCAGGTCCGGCCAGCGATCCTCGGGCAGGTAGATGTCGGCGAAGCCCGCGTGGATCGCGTCGCCCGCGCCCATCCGCGCCCCGGTCAGCGCCAGGTATTCGCCGATCCGCCCCGGCGCGCGGGACAGAAGCCAGGTGCCGCCCACATCGGGGATCAGGCCGATGCCGGATTCCGGCATGGCAATCTGGGTCGTGTCGCCGACGATGCGGTGGCTGGCATGTCCCCCCACGCCGACGCCGCCGCCCATGACGAAACCCTGCATGAAGGCGACGATGGGCTTGGGATAGTCGGCGATGGCCGCGTTCATGCGGTATTCGTCCGCGAAGAACTGCTGCCCCAGGGCGTGATTCCCCGCCAGCCCGGCGCGATAGACCGCCGCGATGTCGCCGCCCGCGCAGAAGGCGCGTTCGCCCTCGGCGTCGATGATGACCAGGGCCATGTCGGGATCGTCGCGCCAGCCGTCAAGCGCGCGGTGGATCGCCAGGGCCATCTCGTGGCTCAGCGCGTTCAGCGCCTTGGGCCGGGTGAAAGTGATGCGCCCGGCGCGCCCCTCCTTGCGGATGTTCAGATCGTCCATGTTACCCCCGTTCGGCCAGCATCGCCCGTCCGACGATGAGGCGCATGATCTCGTTGGTGCCTTCCAGGATCTGATGCACGCGCAGGTCGCGCACGATCTTCTCGATCCCGTAATCGGCCAGATAGCCGTAACCGCCATGCAGTTGCAGGCAGCCGTTCGCCACCTCGAAGGCGCGGTCGGTGACATGCAGCTTGGCCATGGCGCAGAACTTGGTGGCGTCCGGCGCGCCGTTGTCCAGCTTCCACGCCGCCTGCCGCAGCAGGATGCGCGCCGATTGCAGCGCGGTCTCCATCTCGGCCAGGCGGAATTGCAGGGCCTGGAACTGGTCCAGCCGCTGCCCGAAGGCGCGGCGTTCGCCCATATAGGCCAGCGTCGCATCCAGCGCCGCCTGCGCCCCGCCAAGCGCGGTGGCCGCGATGTTCAGCCGCCCGCCGTCCAGCCCCGCCATGGCATAGGCGAAGCCGCGCCCTTCCTGCCCCAGCAGGTGGTCGGCCGGGATCTCGCAATCGTCGAACTGGACCTGCGCGGTCGGCTGGGCGCGCCAGCCCATCTTGTCCTCGGGCGCGCCGAAGGACAGGCCGGGGGTGCGGTCGGGAACGATCAGCGCGCTGATCCCGCGCGGCCCGTCGCCGCCGGTGCGGGCCATCACGATATAGGCGTCCGAATATCCCCCGCCCGAGATGAAGGCCTTGGTCCCGTTCAGCCGCCAGCCGCCATCCGTCCGGTCGGCGCGCGTGCGCAGGGCGGCGGCGTCCGATCCGCTGCCGGGTTCGGTCAGGGCATAGCTGAAGACGGTTTCCATGCTGCACAGGCCGGGCAGCCAGCGGGCCTTGGCATCGGCCGATCCGAACTTGTCGATCATGCCGCCGCACATGTTGTGGATCGACAGGAAGGCCGCGACCGAGGGGCAGGCCATCGCCAGCGCCTCGAACACCAGGGTGCCGTCCAGACGCGACAGGCCCGCGCCGCCATGATCCTCGGTCGCGTAAAGCCCGCCAAAGCCCAAGGCGGCGACATCGGACCACAGGTCGCGCGGGATGGTTCCGTCAGATTCCCACCGTCGGGCATGGGGGGCGATGCGATCGCGGCCGAAATCGCGCGCCATGTCGAAGATGGCCTGCTGTTCCTCGGTCAGCGCGAAATCCATGCCCTTTCCCCCCTCAGAAATTGAACATGCGTTTAATTGCCCGGCTTGTCCCGGTTTGGCAAGGGCGACAGGCCGTGGTGGAATTCCGCGATCAGGTGGCGGACCAGTTCGATCATCGCCTCGTCCCGCGTCGCGCCCGCGGCCATGGCGCGGGCCAGGACGGCGCGCTGGCGGGCGGCGGATCCGCCTTCGGCCACGATGTCGCGCGTGCGGGCGACCTGGGGCTGGCTGTCCAGGGCATCGGCGTCCTGGGCGATCAGCGCCAGCCAGTCCTCGACCGCCTGGGCAAAGGGGATGATCGTTTCCGCGCCAAAGTCGATGGGGCCTTCGGCCATGCCGTATCGGGCGGCGCGCCAGCGGTTTTCGGCGATCAGGAACGGGTCGTATTGCCGCCAGCGTTGGTTCTGCCGCGACAGCCGCCACAGCATCCGCGTGGTGGCTTGGATCAGCGCGGCCAGGGTGATCGTATCGTCCAGCCGGGGCGAGGCGTCGCAGACCCGCGTCTCCAGCGTCGGAAATTTCGACGACGGGCGCAGATCCCACCAGATCTTGCTGCTGTCCTCCAGGATCCCCAGGCCGATCAGCGCCTGCACCGATCGCTCGAACTCCTCCCATCCGCTGAATTGCGGCGGCAGCCCGGTGCGCGGCATTCCTCCGAAGACGGTCGTGCGATACGAGGCCAGCCCCGTGTCGCTGCCCTGCCAGAACGGGCTGGAGGCCGAGAGCGCCAGAAGATGCGGCAGGAAATAGGTCAGCTGGTTCATCAGGTCGATGCGCAGCGCCGGCTCTTCCAGGCCGACATGGACATGCATTCCGCAGATCAGCATCCGCCGCGACACCGCCCCCATGTCGCGCGACAACTGGTGATAGCGGTCCTTGTCGGTGTGGAACTGGTCGCGCCAGTCCGCGAAGGGATGGCACGACGCCGAGATCGGCGCCAGCCCGTAATCCGCCGCGATTCGCGCCACCGTGCGGCGCAGATGCGCCAGATGTTCGCGGCCCTGCGCGATGTCGGCCGATACGGGCGTTCCGACCTCGATCTGGCAGCGCAGGAATTCCGGGGTCACGCTGTCGCCCAGGGCGTCGCGGCAGGCCTGCATCATGGCGTCGGGGGCAGGGGCCAGATCGCCCGTGTCCGGGTCGACCAGCAGATATTCCTCTTCGATGCCGAGGGTGAAATCGGGTTCGATGGTCATGGCCGCCTTCATCGTTTGCCGCATGGAACCCGTCGGCGCAGGTCAGCGCAAGGCCCGCGCCGTTCCGGGACGGACGAAAGCCGAAATTTTCGCGCCAGGGTAGAATATTCCGACTCGCCGAAACACGCGATTAACGGCCAGCCAGCATTTGCTCTGCCGCCGCAAGCCTGCCTGCTCAAGACACGGAAAGGGCGGGATTTGTCCCCGCCCTTCGTCCATTCAGTCCATCGCCTTGAAGTTCAGCGCCACGCCGTCCTTGATCCCCGAGAACCAGCGGGCGGTGACGGTCTTGGTCTTGGTATAGAAGCGGAAGGCGTCCGGGCCATACTGGTTCAGGTCGCCGAAGGCCGACTTCTTCCAGCCGCCGAAGCTGTAATAGGACAGCGGCACCGGGATCGGGAAGTTGATGCCGACCATGCCGACGTTCACCCGGCTGGCGAAGTCGCGCGCCGTGTCGCCATCGGCGGTATAGATCGCCGTGCCGTTGCCGTAATCGTTGTCCATGACCAGCTTCAGCGCATCCTCATAGCTGTCGCGGCGCACCGTGGTCAGCACCGGGCCGAAGATCTCTTCCTTGTAGATGTCCATGTCCGGGGTGGCGCGGTCGAACAGCGACGGGCCGCAGAAGAAGCCGTTCTCATAGCCCTGGATCCTCAGGTCGCGGCCGTCGACCACCAGATCCGCGCCCTGATCCACGCCCGATGCGATCAGACGGTTGATGCGGTCCTGCGACGCCTTGGTGATGACCGGGCCGAAATCCACGTCCTCGCCCGCGGTATAGGGGCCGACCTTCAGCTTTTCGATCTTCGGCACCAGCCGCTGGATCAGCGCGT contains:
- a CDS encoding enoyl-CoA hydratase/isomerase family protein, yielding MDDLNIRKEGRAGRITFTRPKALNALSHEMALAIHRALDGWRDDPDMALVIIDAEGERAFCAGGDIAAVYRAGLAGNHALGQQFFADEYRMNAAIADYPKPIVAFMQGFVMGGGVGVGGHASHRIVGDTTQIAMPESGIGLIPDVGGTWLLSRAPGRIGEYLALTGARMGAGDAIHAGFADIYLPEDRWPDLIARLEATGDLSLIEGEDAPTAPLRTMDLSPFAEETVADIIDALEQDGNAQALNILHANSPLSMAAGLAMVRAARDDARIQDSLAREYRFTYRATQDTDFLEGVRAQIIDKDRKPKWMADASPAHVAALLAPLGHHELSWREDA
- the mmsB gene encoding 3-hydroxyisobutyrate dehydrogenase gives rise to the protein MKIAFIGLGNMGAPMAANLARAGHQVTGFDTAAPAPEGLTLADSAAAAAADADVVITMLPNGPILRAVADQVIPAMKPGAVLCDCSTVDVDSARAVAEQARAAGLGALDAPVSGGIGGAQAGTLTFMVGGPEDAFATVQPLFEIMGQKAVHCGEAGAGQAAKICNNMILGVTMIATCEAFALADKLCLDRQKMFDVVSTSSGYSWSMNAYCPAPGVGPTSPADNGYKPGFAAELMLKDLNLSQAAAASAGADTPMGALARQLYDRFVEQEGGRGRDFSAMLQRFVEKNG
- a CDS encoding acyl-CoA dehydrogenase family protein, translating into MDFALTEEQQAIFDMARDFGRDRIAPHARRWESDGTIPRDLWSDVAALGFGGLYATEDHGGAGLSRLDGTLVFEALAMACPSVAAFLSIHNMCGGMIDKFGSADAKARWLPGLCSMETVFSYALTEPGSGSDAAALRTRADRTDGGWRLNGTKAFISGGGYSDAYIVMARTGGDGPRGISALIVPDRTPGLSFGAPEDKMGWRAQPTAQVQFDDCEIPADHLLGQEGRGFAYAMAGLDGGRLNIAATALGGAQAALDATLAYMGERRAFGQRLDQFQALQFRLAEMETALQSARILLRQAAWKLDNGAPDATKFCAMAKLHVTDRAFEVANGCLQLHGGYGYLADYGIEKIVRDLRVHQILEGTNEIMRLIVGRAMLAERG
- a CDS encoding carboxylate-amine ligase; its protein translation is MTIEPDFTLGIEEEYLLVDPDTGDLAPAPDAMMQACRDALGDSVTPEFLRCQIEVGTPVSADIAQGREHLAHLRRTVARIAADYGLAPISASCHPFADWRDQFHTDKDRYHQLSRDMGAVSRRMLICGMHVHVGLEEPALRIDLMNQLTYFLPHLLALSASSPFWQGSDTGLASYRTTVFGGMPRTGLPPQFSGWEEFERSVQALIGLGILEDSSKIWWDLRPSSKFPTLETRVCDASPRLDDTITLAALIQATTRMLWRLSRQNQRWRQYDPFLIAENRWRAARYGMAEGPIDFGAETIIPFAQAVEDWLALIAQDADALDSQPQVARTRDIVAEGGSAARQRAVLARAMAAGATRDEAMIELVRHLIAEFHHGLSPLPNRDKPGN